From one Peptoniphilaceae bacterium AMB_02 genomic stretch:
- a CDS encoding GyrI-like domain-containing protein, translating into MDYQIEIKDIEPVRIAYMRYKGVATEANKVFPNVFKSIRGKSNGAPFFNYIAMNPETKIGEIELCVPTNETPVGNGVEIKEIPRIKAICLIHVGSYETLNKAYEVIDKYAAENGIELCSPFREVFIKGPGMFLKGNPDKYITEIQFPIKVE; encoded by the coding sequence ATGGATTATCAAATTGAAATTAAAGATATTGAGCCAGTTAGAATCGCATATATGAGATATAAAGGTGTTGCCACAGAAGCGAATAAAGTATTTCCTAATGTATTTAAGTCAATTCGTGGGAAATCCAACGGAGCACCATTTTTTAATTATATCGCGATGAACCCTGAAACAAAAATCGGGGAGATAGAATTATGCGTTCCTACCAATGAAACGCCTGTCGGAAATGGTGTAGAAATAAAGGAAATCCCACGTATAAAAGCGATTTGCCTCATTCATGTAGGGTCTTATGAAACACTAAACAAAGCATATGAAGTGATTGATAAATATGCTGCTGAAAATGGAATTGAGCTTTGCAGTCCTTTTAGAGAAGTCTTTATTAAAGGACCGGGAATGTTTCTTAAAGGAAACCCTGATAAATATATTACAGAAATTCAATTCCCAATAAAGGTGGAATAA
- a CDS encoding AraC family transcriptional regulator — protein sequence MKWLENLSNAIAYIEENLQEEISYDEVARIACCSTFYFQRIFSYVAGVSLSEYIRRRRMTQAGFELQRTEQKVIDVALKYGYSSPTSFNRAFQSVHGIAPFEAKNIGSKLNAYPAIKFSVKVTGGNAMTYHIEKKEAIRIVGIRTQLSEDVEENLKSIPLFWDKALSTEEFQTICELSNQEPKGILGISAYKNPKDIFYYIASATNKEIPAGMFEYEIPASTWVVFENDGYLKENVQNVFRRFYTEWLPFSGYEYAGLPDIEVYPIHDEKLTIGHSEVWIAIKEEEK from the coding sequence GTGAAATGGTTAGAAAATTTAAGTAATGCCATAGCGTATATTGAAGAAAATTTACAAGAAGAAATTTCATATGATGAAGTTGCAAGGATAGCCTGCTGTTCAACTTTTTATTTTCAAAGGATTTTTTCTTATGTAGCAGGAGTTTCTTTGTCCGAATATATCCGTCGTAGAAGAATGACGCAAGCAGGATTTGAGCTACAACGAACGGAACAAAAAGTGATAGATGTTGCACTTAAATATGGTTATTCATCGCCGACATCATTTAATCGTGCATTTCAGAGTGTTCATGGAATAGCTCCTTTTGAAGCTAAGAACATCGGAAGTAAATTAAATGCTTATCCGGCTATAAAATTTTCAGTCAAGGTAACAGGAGGAAATGCTATGACATATCATATTGAAAAGAAAGAAGCAATACGCATTGTTGGGATAAGGACACAGTTGTCAGAGGATGTGGAGGAAAATTTAAAATCTATTCCACTGTTTTGGGATAAAGCATTATCCACAGAAGAATTTCAGACAATATGTGAACTTTCCAATCAAGAGCCTAAAGGTATATTAGGTATCAGTGCCTATAAAAATCCTAAAGATATATTCTATTATATTGCTTCTGCTACAAATAAGGAAATTCCAGCAGGTATGTTTGAATATGAAATACCTGCAAGTACATGGGTCGTTTTTGAAAATGACGGTTATTTAAAGGAAAATGTTCAGAATGTTTTTAGACGCTTTTATACAGAGTGGTTGCCGTTTTCAGGTTATGAATATGCGGGATTGCCTGATATTGAAGTCTATCCAATTCATGATGAAAAGCTGACAATAGGACATTCCGAAGTATGGATTGCAATAAAAGAGGAGGAAAAATAA
- the mobC gene encoding plasmid mobilization relaxosome protein MobC, giving the protein MVNRVRNERLEIKLTKEEKALFEEKRKLSKRRNMSHFIRKCVLEKEIYQVDLEPFRDLQGLLSNATNNINQIAKRVNSTGVIYKDDINDMKKQIEHFSKELWQIHSLLLNRTSGGD; this is encoded by the coding sequence ATGGTAAATAGAGTACGAAACGAAAGACTTGAAATTAAACTAACAAAAGAAGAAAAGGCTCTTTTTGAGGAGAAAAGAAAACTTTCAAAGCGCAGAAACATGAGCCATTTTATCCGCAAATGCGTTTTGGAAAAGGAGATTTATCAAGTAGATTTAGAACCTTTCCGAGATTTACAAGGCTTACTTTCCAATGCTACAAACAACATCAACCAGATTGCAAAACGAGTAAATTCGACAGGTGTAATCTATAAGGATGATATAAATGATATGAAAAAACAAATTGAACATTTCTCAAAAGAGCTATGGCAAATTCATTCACTGCTGCTTAACAGGACTTCCGGAGGTGATTAG
- a CDS encoding relaxase/mobilization nuclease domain-containing protein, producing MAITKIHPIKSTLNLAIEYIVNGDKTDEQLLISTHKCHESTAHTQFLRTRNDAGTKGTVLARHLIQSFLPGEATPEMAHQIGMELCKKILKDEYEFVLSTHIDKGHIHNHIIFNNVNMVTGRCYQSNKKSYHKIRYQSDKLCKENNLSVIDEFYESYKKKYKTNGKSWYENEQVKRGTSWKSRLQFDIDRIIKQSKDWGEFLKKMADLDYKIKYGKHIAFKPKDKPRFTRAKTIGEDYTEERLKERIAERVSIKTPAVKKRIGKVIDINTNTKVKESKGYEYWATKHNLNTMAESVIFLREQGIKSVKQLDDYIQKAADERQDLQDKIKAIDKEMQELSAAMEQVHTVKKYRQYYKEYKANPSDKVFFEEYKAQITLYENALSELKKSYSKLPNSNDILAELDKLQEKKNTLMQEYSAL from the coding sequence ATGGCTATTACAAAAATACATCCAATAAAATCGACTCTTAATCTTGCAATCGAGTACATTGTAAATGGAGATAAAACAGACGAGCAGCTTTTAATCAGCACTCATAAATGCCACGAATCAACTGCTCACACTCAATTTTTAAGGACACGAAATGATGCAGGAACAAAAGGAACTGTTCTTGCAAGACATCTCATTCAATCCTTTTTACCGGGAGAAGCTACGCCTGAAATGGCACACCAAATCGGTATGGAGCTATGTAAAAAGATACTCAAAGACGAGTACGAATTTGTCTTATCTACTCACATAGATAAAGGGCATATTCACAATCACATCATCTTTAATAATGTAAATATGGTAACAGGTAGGTGCTACCAGTCTAATAAAAAAAGCTATCATAAAATCCGTTATCAAAGCGATAAGCTATGCAAAGAAAACAACCTATCCGTCATTGACGAGTTTTACGAAAGCTATAAGAAAAAATATAAGACTAACGGTAAGTCTTGGTATGAAAACGAACAGGTAAAGCGTGGTACTTCTTGGAAAAGCAGGCTTCAATTTGACATTGACAGAATAATAAAACAGTCTAAGGATTGGGGTGAGTTTCTAAAAAAGATGGCTGATCTTGACTATAAAATTAAGTATGGCAAACACATCGCTTTTAAGCCGAAAGATAAGCCAAGATTTACAAGAGCTAAAACAATCGGAGAAGATTATACTGAAGAAAGATTAAAAGAACGCATTGCAGAAAGAGTATCTATTAAAACCCCTGCTGTCAAAAAACGCATCGGCAAGGTTATTGATATAAACACCAATACAAAGGTAAAGGAAAGCAAAGGCTATGAATATTGGGCAACCAAACATAACCTCAATACAATGGCTGAGTCTGTTATCTTTCTTAGAGAACAAGGCATTAAATCCGTTAAGCAGCTTGATGATTACATCCAGAAAGCAGCCGATGAAAGACAAGATTTACAGGATAAAATCAAGGCTATTGATAAAGAAATGCAGGAGCTTTCTGCCGCTATGGAACAAGTTCATACAGTAAAAAAATACAGACAATACTACAAGGAATATAAGGCTAATCCGTCTGATAAGGTATTTTTTGAAGAATACAAAGCTCAGATTACCCTATATGAAAATGCCCTTTCCGAGCTTAAAAAATCCTATTCAAAGCTCCCAAATTCGAATGATATTTTAGCTGAACTTGATAAATTGCAAGAAAAAAAGAATACCCTTATGCAAGAGTATTCGGCTCTATAA
- a CDS encoding transposase family protein — MSISNYILNLLDLKDENIEIFENVEKIKKKNISYNLIFGRLTYNASVCPVCGNVHSPSIIKHGTKSSDIKLLPFNGEPTFLRLKKQRFLCKECNSTFIAETDIVKKNCFISNRVKAHITTNLTMKVSEKDGLYNL; from the coding sequence ATGTCTATTAGTAATTATATCTTAAATTTATTAGATTTAAAAGATGAAAATATTGAGATTTTTGAAAATGTCGAGAAGATTAAAAAGAAGAATATCTCTTACAATTTGATTTTTGGCCGGCTTACCTATAATGCTTCTGTTTGTCCCGTTTGTGGTAACGTGCATAGCCCAAGCATTATTAAACACGGCACTAAGTCTTCTGATATTAAACTTCTTCCTTTTAATGGCGAACCTACTTTCTTGAGACTTAAAAAGCAGAGATTTTTATGTAAGGAGTGTAATTCTACTTTTATAGCTGAAACTGATATTGTTAAAAAGAATTGTTTTATTTCTAATAGAGTAAAAGCTCATATTACAACTAATTTGACCATGAAAGTAAGTGAAAAAGATGGGCTCTATAATTTATAG
- a CDS encoding ISL3 family transposase has translation MSISNYILNLLDLKDENIEIFENVEKIKKKNISYNLIFGRLTYNASVCPVCGNVHSPSIIKHGTKSSDIKLLPFNGEPTFLRLKKQRFLCKECNSTFIAETDIVKKNCFISNRVKAHITTNLTMKVSEKDIANLHYVSHSTVSKCVDQAFEQFKPNYQFLPEHLCFDEFKSTKTAKGSMSFIFCDAITHDIIDIVENRQLHYLKRYFSRFSECARESVKSICIDMYQPYISLISDLFPNAKIVFDKFHIVNHLSRALNKTRIEVMNSFSKYSMEYKRLKRYWKLIQKPYLKLNSTRFRKWIHFERWKSARDVVMDSISVNKTLLNTYDCYQILLKDVENGDIASLKAHLEYYSDEVSDAMKTSINTLLKDFEYVKNCLEVNVTNGCLEGINNFIKCLKRVAFGYRSYYHFRNRILICKKMIVPKDTVSVKKRQAANAA, from the coding sequence ATGTCTATTAGTAATTATATCTTAAATTTATTAGATTTAAAAGATGAAAATATTGAGATTTTTGAAAATGTCGAGAAGATTAAAAAGAAGAATATCTCTTACAATTTGATTTTTGGCCGGCTTACCTATAATGCTTCTGTTTGTCCCGTTTGTGGTAACGTGCATAGCCCAAGCATTATTAAACACGGCACTAAGTCTTCTGATATTAAACTTCTTCCTTTTAATGGCGAACCTACTTTCTTGAGACTTAAAAAGCAGAGATTTTTATGTAAGGAGTGTAATTCTACTTTTATAGCTGAAACTGATATTGTTAAAAAGAATTGTTTTATTTCTAATAGAGTAAAAGCTCATATTACAACTAATTTGACCATGAAAGTAAGTGAAAAAGATATTGCTAATTTACATTATGTTTCTCATTCTACGGTGTCTAAATGTGTAGATCAAGCTTTTGAACAGTTTAAGCCTAATTATCAGTTTTTACCAGAACATTTATGTTTTGATGAGTTTAAATCCACAAAAACCGCTAAAGGATCTATGAGCTTTATTTTCTGTGATGCTATTACTCATGATATTATCGATATTGTTGAAAACAGGCAATTACACTATCTTAAACGCTATTTTTCTAGGTTTAGTGAATGTGCTAGAGAATCAGTTAAAAGTATATGTATAGACATGTATCAGCCATACATTAGTCTAATTTCTGATCTTTTCCCTAATGCTAAGATAGTATTTGATAAGTTCCATATAGTTAACCACTTATCTAGAGCATTGAACAAAACAAGAATAGAAGTTATGAATAGTTTTTCTAAGTATTCTATGGAATACAAAAGGTTAAAAAGGTATTGGAAGCTGATACAAAAGCCTTATTTAAAGCTTAATTCTACACGTTTTAGAAAGTGGATACATTTTGAAAGATGGAAAAGTGCTAGAGATGTAGTTATGGATAGTATTAGTGTCAACAAAACACTTCTAAATACTTATGATTGTTATCAGATTCTTTTAAAGGATGTAGAAAACGGAGATATTGCCTCCTTAAAGGCACATTTAGAATATTATTCAGATGAGGTATCAGATGCTATGAAAACTAGTATTAACACGCTTTTAAAGGACTTTGAGTACGTAAAAAATTGCTTAGAAGTCAATGTTACAAATGGATGTTTAGAAGGTATTAATAATTTTATTAAGTGTTTAAAAAGAGTTGCTTTCGGATACAGGTCGTACTATCATTTTAGGAATCGAATATTAATTTGCAAGAAAATGATAGTACCAAAAGACACTGTAAGTGTAAAAAAACGTCAGGCAGCTAACGCTGCCTGA